One genomic region from Spirulina subsalsa PCC 9445 encodes:
- a CDS encoding DUF4089 domain-containing protein produces MTEKESQSNLREYVQQVSGLMNLTIAPEYWVGIIQNLEQMGEIAPLVMEFPLPEEIESVPVFEP; encoded by the coding sequence ATGACAGAAAAGGAATCTCAGAGCAATCTCAGAGAATACGTCCAGCAGGTTTCTGGCTTGATGAATTTAACCATTGCGCCAGAATATTGGGTCGGGATTATCCAGAATTTGGAACAAATGGGGGAAATTGCGCCTCTGGTGATGGAGTTTCCCTTACCTGAAGAAATCGAGTCTGTGCCTGTTTTTGAACCATGA
- a CDS encoding AtzE family amidohydrolase has protein sequence MSWTVETADAIAIAHAIRTETVTAETVVRQTLKRIECHNERLNCFTQVLTKQAIADAQEIDRAIAHQIKNIGFLTGVPFGVKSLFDIAGETTLAGSKINAIHPPATTDATAITRLKQAGAVLVGSLNMDEYAYGFVTENHHYGTTRNPHDLTRIAGGSSGGAAAAVAAGLLPLALGSDTNGSVRIPAAFCGIYGFKPTYGRLSRAGVQLLSSSLDHVGIFARSVRDIASSFDFLQGEDELDPVCTRHPPEPLMSQINLGCRGLRMAIARDYFQTGADPEALAVVQEVAQALDVTQQISLPESHRAQAAAFLITAAESANRHLPHLRSRPQDFDPATRDRFFAGALLPSPWYIQSQRFRRWYRDQMRETFRHLDIILAPTTPCIAPPIGQKTVTIAGKETLVRPNLGRFTQPFSFVGLPALSIPIQRPNQLPLGVQLIAAPYNESLILRVAATLERRGVIAAPVASV, from the coding sequence ATGAGTTGGACTGTAGAAACGGCTGATGCGATCGCCATTGCTCACGCTATCCGCACGGAAACCGTGACGGCGGAAACGGTGGTGCGCCAAACCCTGAAACGCATTGAGTGCCACAATGAACGACTGAATTGTTTTACCCAAGTTCTGACAAAACAAGCTATTGCCGATGCTCAGGAGATTGATCGGGCGATCGCCCATCAAATTAAAAATATTGGCTTTCTTACTGGGGTTCCCTTTGGCGTGAAAAGTCTCTTTGATATTGCCGGAGAAACCACCCTCGCCGGATCAAAAATTAACGCTATCCACCCCCCAGCCACCACTGATGCCACCGCCATCACCCGCTTAAAACAAGCCGGGGCGGTGTTAGTGGGATCCCTCAATATGGATGAATACGCCTACGGTTTTGTCACAGAAAACCACCACTACGGCACCACCCGCAACCCCCACGACTTAACCCGCATTGCCGGGGGATCTTCCGGTGGGGCGGCGGCGGCTGTAGCGGCGGGTTTACTCCCCCTCGCCTTGGGTTCAGATACCAATGGTTCCGTGAGGATTCCCGCCGCCTTCTGTGGAATTTATGGCTTTAAACCGACCTATGGGAGACTCTCCAGAGCGGGGGTGCAGTTACTATCGAGTAGTTTGGATCACGTGGGAATTTTTGCGCGTTCCGTGCGGGATATTGCCAGCAGTTTTGACTTTTTACAGGGGGAAGATGAACTGGATCCCGTCTGTACCCGTCATCCCCCCGAACCCCTAATGTCTCAGATTAATTTAGGCTGTCGGGGCTTAAGAATGGCGATCGCCCGAGATTATTTTCAAACCGGAGCAGATCCCGAAGCCCTCGCCGTAGTGCAAGAAGTCGCCCAAGCCCTAGACGTGACCCAACAGATTAGTCTACCTGAATCTCACCGCGCCCAAGCCGCCGCTTTTCTGATCACAGCCGCCGAAAGTGCCAACCGTCATTTACCCCATTTGCGATCGCGCCCCCAAGACTTTGATCCCGCCACCCGAGATCGGTTTTTCGCCGGAGCTCTCCTCCCCTCCCCTTGGTATATCCAATCCCAACGCTTCCGTCGTTGGTATCGGGATCAAATGCGCGAAACCTTCCGCCACCTCGATATTATCCTTGCCCCCACCACCCCCTGTATAGCCCCACCCATTGGCCAAAAAACCGTCACCATCGCAGGAAAAGAAACCCTCGTGCGCCCCAATCTCGGTCGCTTTACTCAACCCTTCTCCTTCGTCGGTTTACCCGCCCTCTCTATCCCCATCCAACGCCCTAATCAACTCCCCCTCGGCGTTCAACTCATCGCCGCCCCCTATAACGAATCCCTCATTTTACGAGTCGCCGCCACCCTTGAACGGCGGGGAGTGATTGCCGCCCCCGTTGCCTCTGTTTAA
- a CDS encoding HhoA/HhoB/HtrA family serine endopeptidase, protein MTKAPYKPVPIEKDIMGVKPDRSSTPSSGAWHSFTQFGRQVSLVLLGVGLTVGAYALYETDSSVLPPALRRSDTETDSNNIITPEPTTRFSNTPSEPIARRPSGVSPVTHVVQQVGQGVVRIDASRTVTTGIPDPLRQFFGSNVPNQRVERGSGSGFIVSSNGEIFTNAHVVEGAEQVTVTLKDGRTYDGQVIGSDPVTDLAVVKIEATDLPTIALGDSDQLQPGELAIAIGNPLGLDNTVTTGIISATGRSSAQIGVPDKRVNFIQTDAAINPGNSGGPLLNEQGEVVGINTAILQNAQGLGFAIPINQAKEIAEQLITKGRMDHPYLGVQMVALSPEIRQRFQQQTGQSLPTEQGVLIVQVIPNAPAAQGGVRQGDIIQAIDGQTISTAEDVQRIVSRTAVGSSLELTVQRGDRRLDLTITVGVLPSSSS, encoded by the coding sequence ATGACGAAAGCTCCTTATAAACCTGTCCCTATTGAAAAAGATATCATGGGAGTTAAACCAGATCGTTCCTCTACGCCTTCTTCTGGTGCTTGGCATTCCTTCACCCAGTTTGGCCGTCAGGTGTCTCTGGTGTTGTTGGGTGTTGGCTTAACCGTCGGAGCCTATGCCTTGTATGAAACCGATTCTTCTGTCTTGCCTCCTGCTCTACGACGTTCGGACACTGAGACAGATTCTAATAATATTATTACGCCAGAACCTACGACACGGTTTTCTAATACTCCTTCTGAACCCATTGCCCGGCGACCTTCTGGGGTGAGTCCTGTGACTCATGTTGTGCAACAGGTGGGTCAGGGGGTGGTACGCATTGATGCGTCTCGCACAGTGACTACGGGGATTCCTGACCCTCTAAGGCAGTTTTTTGGGTCAAATGTACCTAATCAACGGGTGGAACGGGGTTCGGGTTCGGGTTTTATTGTCTCATCCAATGGGGAAATTTTTACCAATGCCCATGTGGTGGAAGGGGCCGAACAGGTGACGGTGACGCTGAAAGATGGTCGCACCTATGACGGTCAAGTTATTGGCAGTGATCCGGTGACGGATTTGGCGGTGGTGAAGATTGAGGCAACGGACTTACCGACGATTGCTTTGGGGGATTCGGATCAGTTACAACCGGGAGAATTAGCGATCGCCATTGGTAATCCCCTAGGCCTCGATAATACCGTTACCACAGGCATTATCAGCGCCACCGGACGCAGCAGCGCCCAAATCGGAGTCCCAGATAAACGGGTAAATTTCATTCAAACTGATGCCGCGATTAATCCCGGTAATTCTGGCGGTCCCCTACTCAATGAACAGGGCGAAGTGGTGGGTATTAACACCGCTATTTTACAAAATGCCCAAGGTCTAGGCTTTGCTATTCCGATTAATCAGGCCAAGGAAATCGCAGAACAGTTAATTACTAAAGGCCGCATGGATCACCCCTATCTGGGGGTGCAAATGGTCGCCCTTAGCCCGGAAATCCGCCAACGTTTTCAACAGCAAACGGGACAATCTCTCCCTACAGAGCAAGGTGTTTTAATTGTGCAAGTCATACCCAATGCCCCAGCAGCCCAAGGGGGAGTCCGTCAGGGTGATATTATCCAAGCTATTGACGGTCAAACGATTTCTACGGCTGAGGATGTGCAGAGGATAGTCAGTCGGACTGCTGTAGGGTCTAGTTTAGAATTGACTGTACAACGAGGCGATCGCCGTTTAGATTTAACCATTACCGTGGGAGTTCTCCCCAGTTCCTCTTCCTAA
- a CDS encoding PP2C family protein-serine/threonine phosphatase encodes MNRSLPATPTPTYLWAVGSVAARILPPNVIEGRYKVLHLQVWQDIYGERSPYIPDLLPDSWQPYLRLYPQRLHLPEIYGTCSVEGETVLLLKQIPVDAQGKLYPSLEQAWQEASVIRQVYWLWQILDLWTPLTEQGMAASLLDLENLRVQGWCVRLRELFHTPPLSRHPRAGGIATATTPSVATLQRLAEVLTPLVQRAKSAIVPPLQTLLTQLQQDKVSLSVLRQNLNQLLLEQAAHQPLRITVASATDSGPQQAHNEDSHYPTALELVRNGSPGPLSLNNHCLIVCDGIGGHEGGEVASQLAVQSLKLQVQALLTELQENPEVMSPDVVADQLSAMIRIANNLICSRNNEQKREARRRMATTLVMAVQLPQQVNLGGDVVGNGHEWYIAHVGDSRAYWLTERYCLPLTLDDDVIAREVRLGRSLSHLAAQRPDAGALTQALGTREAERLRPTIQRFILEEDGILLLCSDGLSDNGLLEQAWPEFTPQVLGGKLTIEAAVDFLIQLANQKNGHDNTSIVAAACGVSAQYPVLMNLAELTGTPSEAPPVPQVEVKPPEPTPAPISAPTVEANGQSPPAVKEKTREEEEETEPPLRPDYELPSFFEEMQANLAQNREEELEEVVTPPRGGNAGFLWIIGVVLLIGAATFGVLTLWPQLFRDTPEMLPSPPMEESGESESIEE; translated from the coding sequence ATGAATCGTTCTCTTCCCGCCACTCCAACTCCTACCTATCTTTGGGCCGTCGGTTCAGTAGCGGCGCGCATTTTGCCCCCCAATGTGATAGAAGGTCGCTATAAGGTGCTACATCTCCAAGTGTGGCAAGATATTTATGGAGAGCGATCGCCTTATATCCCCGATCTCTTACCCGACAGTTGGCAGCCCTACCTACGCCTTTATCCCCAGCGTCTCCACCTCCCGGAAATTTATGGGACTTGTTCTGTAGAAGGTGAAACCGTCCTACTCCTAAAACAGATCCCCGTTGATGCCCAGGGCAAACTATACCCCTCCCTCGAACAAGCTTGGCAAGAAGCCTCCGTGATTCGTCAAGTCTATTGGTTGTGGCAAATCCTCGACCTCTGGACTCCTCTCACTGAACAAGGCATGGCGGCTTCCCTCCTAGACCTCGAAAACCTGCGCGTTCAGGGCTGGTGTGTCCGCTTGCGGGAACTCTTCCACACCCCCCCACTCAGTCGTCATCCTCGCGCTGGAGGCATTGCCACCGCCACCACCCCTTCCGTCGCCACCTTACAACGATTAGCCGAAGTCTTGACCCCCTTAGTCCAACGGGCAAAATCCGCCATTGTCCCCCCACTGCAAACCCTCCTCACCCAACTCCAACAGGATAAAGTCTCCCTCTCCGTGCTGCGGCAAAACCTCAATCAACTGCTATTAGAACAGGCCGCCCACCAGCCCCTACGGATTACCGTCGCCAGTGCCACCGATAGCGGCCCCCAACAAGCCCACAATGAAGACAGCCACTATCCCACAGCCCTAGAATTAGTTCGCAATGGTAGCCCCGGCCCCTTGAGTCTAAACAATCACTGTTTAATCGTCTGTGATGGCATTGGCGGCCATGAAGGGGGAGAAGTGGCCAGTCAGTTGGCCGTCCAGTCCCTCAAGTTACAAGTCCAAGCCCTGCTAACCGAATTACAGGAAAACCCCGAGGTAATGAGTCCCGATGTCGTGGCCGACCAATTATCGGCCATGATTCGCATTGCCAACAATTTAATCTGTTCCCGCAATAACGAGCAGAAACGGGAAGCCCGCCGACGGATGGCCACTACCTTGGTGATGGCCGTTCAACTGCCCCAACAGGTCAATCTGGGGGGGGATGTGGTAGGGAATGGTCATGAATGGTATATCGCCCACGTGGGGGATAGTCGGGCTTATTGGCTCACAGAACGCTACTGTTTACCCCTCACCTTAGATGATGATGTAATTGCGCGGGAAGTGCGCTTAGGCCGCAGTTTATCCCACCTTGCCGCCCAGCGTCCCGATGCGGGGGCTTTAACTCAGGCCTTGGGAACAAGGGAAGCCGAACGCCTCCGCCCCACAATTCAGCGTTTTATTCTCGAAGAAGACGGCATTTTGTTGTTATGTTCCGATGGCTTGAGCGACAATGGTCTACTCGAACAAGCCTGGCCGGAGTTTACCCCTCAAGTCTTGGGCGGGAAATTAACCATTGAGGCGGCGGTTGATTTTTTAATCCAACTGGCGAATCAGAAAAACGGCCATGATAATACGTCCATTGTGGCTGCTGCCTGTGGGGTTTCGGCTCAGTATCCCGTGTTAATGAATCTGGCAGAATTGACGGGTACGCCCTCGGAAGCGCCTCCGGTGCCGCAAGTGGAGGTAAAACCCCCTGAACCCACTCCCGCCCCAATTTCAGCCCCTACGGTGGAGGCGAATGGTCAAAGTCCCCCGGCTGTGAAGGAGAAGACAAGGGAAGAGGAGGAGGAAACAGAGCCACCCTTACGACCGGATTATGAGTTACCGTCCTTTTTTGAGGAAATGCAGGCGAATTTAGCCCAAAATCGGGAGGAGGAGTTAGAAGAAGTAGTTACCCCTCCCCGTGGGGGAAATGCGGGGTTTCTCTGGATTATTGGCGTGGTGCTGTTAATCGGTGCGGCGACGTTTGGGGTCTTGACGTTATGGCCTCAACTGTTCCGGGATACGCCGGAAATGCTTCCCTCTCCCCCAATGGAAGAGTCTGGAGAGTCTGAGTCTATAGAGGAGTGA
- a CDS encoding tetratricopeptide repeat protein, whose translation MTLATVGLVSGESLAQSLPIMTPTTPRAREYFERGVGYIQQGRLEEAIAQFQQATQLDPQMAAAQYNLGLALRQQGQLEVAIQAFSRTIQADPNFALAYSNLGAALYEANRLGAAEGYLRQALGLDPRLGPAHYNLGLVLLQAGNLRDAIAHFQQATTLSPNAPEPHYYLGEIYLQQGQLERAQAAFQQAIRLSPRYPEAHYNLGILLYQQGNLNAALDAFRQSSQANPNYANAYYGAGLVFLRQGRLNEARGVLEHALSLYSQQGNWEWVERTRHLLR comes from the coding sequence TTGACTCTAGCTACTGTGGGGCTTGTGTCGGGGGAGAGTCTCGCCCAGAGTTTACCGATTATGACTCCCACAACACCGAGGGCGCGGGAGTATTTCGAGCGGGGGGTGGGGTATATTCAACAGGGACGATTAGAGGAGGCGATCGCACAATTCCAACAGGCCACCCAATTAGATCCCCAAATGGCCGCCGCCCAGTACAATCTGGGGTTAGCCCTGCGGCAACAGGGGCAGCTAGAAGTGGCGATTCAAGCCTTTTCTCGCACCATTCAAGCGGATCCCAATTTTGCCCTAGCTTACAGTAATTTAGGGGCGGCATTGTACGAGGCGAATCGTTTAGGCGCGGCGGAGGGCTATCTGCGCCAAGCGTTAGGCTTAGATCCTCGTCTGGGGCCGGCTCATTACAATCTGGGGTTAGTGTTATTACAGGCGGGAAATCTTCGGGATGCGATCGCCCATTTCCAACAAGCCACCACCCTCAGCCCCAATGCCCCGGAACCTCACTATTATCTGGGGGAAATTTATCTCCAACAAGGTCAACTCGAACGCGCCCAAGCCGCCTTTCAACAAGCCATCCGCCTCAGCCCCCGTTATCCCGAAGCCCACTATAATCTAGGGATTCTCCTCTACCAACAGGGCAACCTCAACGCCGCCCTAGATGCCTTTCGTCAGTCCTCCCAAGCCAATCCTAACTACGCGAATGCCTACTACGGGGCTGGCCTTGTTTTCCTCCGTCAAGGCCGCCTCAACGAGGCCAGAGGGGTCTTAGAACACGCTCTGAGCCTATACTCCCAACAGGGGAATTGGGAGTGGGTGGAAAGAACCCGCCATTTATTGAGGTGA
- a CDS encoding GGDEF domain-containing protein, with protein sequence MTPEPPLIFHYIVKKAYRYLEQCSDHSLLLLCSLWLIGLGWFHYCLPVDMSFFLFYLVPVAIVTWFMRGEWGILFGVISATVWLASDLKLDLGKHLSIHLWNMTVRSIQFAIIVYLLTAFKRAYSLEKTLARFDTLTKTVNRYYFLELLQAQLTVNPQNCVSFTIAYIDLDNFKQINDRFGHQIGDRILQKFAHTIQYHIRSQDIIGRLGGDEFVLLLPHLNAQQAPSFLKRIQDYLTEITTPDHHNITVSIGAATFENFPSSCDEVLDYVDQLMYKVKTSGKNNLLHEIVSH encoded by the coding sequence ATGACTCCTGAACCTCCCTTGATATTTCACTACATTGTTAAAAAAGCTTATCGCTACCTCGAACAATGCTCTGACCATTCCTTACTTCTGCTATGTTCCCTTTGGCTCATTGGACTGGGCTGGTTTCATTACTGTTTGCCAGTCGATATGTCTTTTTTTCTCTTTTATCTAGTTCCAGTTGCTATTGTAACTTGGTTTATGCGGGGTGAATGGGGAATCCTCTTTGGAGTGATTAGTGCGACTGTTTGGTTGGCATCTGATCTCAAACTTGACTTAGGAAAACACCTCAGTATTCATCTTTGGAATATGACTGTCCGTTCTATTCAGTTTGCTATTATTGTTTATTTACTCACGGCTTTTAAGCGGGCTTATAGTCTAGAAAAAACCCTAGCCCGTTTTGACACTTTAACCAAAACAGTTAATCGTTACTACTTTTTGGAACTCTTGCAGGCTCAACTCACTGTCAATCCCCAAAATTGCGTTTCCTTTACCATTGCCTATATTGACTTGGATAATTTTAAACAAATTAATGATCGGTTTGGTCATCAAATTGGAGACAGGATTTTACAAAAATTTGCTCATACTATTCAGTATCATATTCGCTCTCAAGATATTATCGGTCGTTTAGGGGGCGATGAATTTGTCTTGCTCTTACCCCATTTAAACGCTCAACAAGCCCCCAGTTTTTTAAAACGAATTCAAGATTACTTAACCGAGATTACCACCCCAGATCATCACAATATTACAGTCAGTATCGGAGCAGCAACCTTTGAAAATTTTCCTTCGTCTTGTGATGAGGTCTTAGACTATGTTGATCAGTTAATGTATAAAGTGAAAACCAGTGGAAAAAACAACCTTCTTCATGAAATTGTCTCACATTAG